From the Bacillus rossius redtenbacheri isolate Brsri chromosome 12, Brsri_v3, whole genome shotgun sequence genome, the window tacaacacgttaataaaatttaagaacaataattataatacgaattacattacaaaattaaacttattgagaaaaaacctgaaaaagtaggcctaaccacgtaaaaatctagaacagcgacttatttgtgaataattacataaaaattactaatgatagaaaatgtctgttaaaatacaaggtacattcttaaaacacatagcaagtgaaaataacatatattaaaagccataacgtctgattatactgtctcataatatacacaccactctaaaaacattgacttatttatatttacctatacaaaaagaagtttaaaagaaaattatttaattagcagggcagggttctgcaacattacaatgtttttaattcagtTAAGACAGGAGTTTGTAAAGTAGTTTGCTTCATATTCTGTGCCCTGATCTTTTCAGTAATTAGACTTGGAACATAGCATAATTTCTGCCCCATGCTACTAATAACACTAACTGAGAATGTTTTTTGTTGCTGATGTTTTCTTCTTCATGTTTTATAACGCATTACTACTCATGTTTCTTTTATGGTCCATGGGCATTCAAGGTATTGTGTTgtgtataaatattaattttatataatttttggctaggttttacataaagttgaaggcagttttttttattatgttattttctCTATTTTGCTTGGTCCGTTAAATTTACCATgtgtattaattatgtttgtcAATTATTAAAGCATATTCTGGTTAGTAAGGAGGTAACGTTCTAGAAGGTTTAAACAGAAAGGGGGACAGGCGCGATGCTCTGTCGCTAGTTTATTTTTCACAACTAAAGTTAGTGCTTTGTCGGGAAAACCCAGTGTGTAAGCACATGGCTGTCCAGCAGTTGACTAGAACTTTCGCTGGGTGCTACCtcaccagccaatcagggcgagccatGAGGTGGTGTGATGTGTCTTTTCAGACTTTCAGAGAAGAATATTTTTCCAGTATTATTTCCTTACATGATCATGTACCTGGTTCTGTATTGTGAGATTGGTCAGTTGACACAGGGTTTCCTCCCCTTTGTTTTCACCTTTGTAAGGGAAGACAACTTCATCGTTCAACTAGTTGACGCCTGATGGCGTCTGTCAACAAGCCAAGTGATTCACAAAGATCCGCAGGTCCGTAGAATACTTTCCCAATTTGATGCTGCCAACTGACGTGGAAGTAAGCCTTTTGAAAATTTCTCTTATAGGTTGACAATCACGAAAGTTAAGCACTTATATATCATTAAACTCATTTTTAATCTATTTTCAGATTCTTACATTTCTATGCCTCTGgcaatttttgtattaaacatcATACTTAAAAATGTGTTCAATTgaatggaagcagctaaactGACAAACTTAAAAACTTTCTAAGATAGTAAAGGTTGCCGGCAATACCTTACTAATATTTTGGAGATTATTTAATCTGTTTGTCCGTTGAAAGTTAAAGCTTTATAAGGTTTTGACAGAAGAAttgatggaatttttcgggccatctgatggCTGcaagtcacgtgattgacggatggATGGGTACCAAACGAATGAGATGGATCATTGTGAGTTTTGCTTTACTGttaattttcatttcagtacagtatttcaggttttttttagagggttacatttccatattgattttttgaatAATATATCTGAATTATGGATACAATGTGATATCAGGGACATTTTTGAACAATGatgttcttttatttattttctataaagcagcatttttctttggtatttttgttaaaactatattgatgttCAGTAATATGGTATAATCAATAATCCGCCATGTCTGTAGTCCTAAACTTGTCCGATTAAAGAGCTTTCAATGTAAAACTTTATTATGTACCACTAAAAATAATGTACAATCCTACAACATTTTGAAGTTCATATTAATGCATTATAATTTACTTACTTTTATGTAAAACTCAAGAGTTTGCAGAAGCACGTTAAACTGTGAATAATGTTGCTACTAAGCTTGTTCCGCTGTTTCTCTTGCAGGGTATTCTCAAGGCGGCCTGATAGGGAGAGCGATTTTGGAAGCATTTCCGCAGCACAACGTCCACACTTTCATCTCGCTGAGCTCGCCACAGGCTGGCCAATACGGCAGTATGTGAACGTTGACTGAAGTATCAGTAGTTCAGAGGTAAAGGATCCCATGGCCATTTTGCTATTAAATGCACATCTAAAACATCAGACTGTCACCTTGAAAGTATTATTTCTTGCAATAAATAATACGTAGTGTGCTTAAGTGTCATAAAGGAATCCATAAGACTAGTGAAGAAACCTGAAAATTAGATTAACAcatgtaaaaacaaaaattttctcttaaaaaaattgcaattttgtgACATGGCATCCATTACCCCCAGGGTACAGATATTAAAACAACTTTTAGTTTTTATTGGaataaaatttggaatatttaaccATTGTGTTAATGCAGTTTGAGTTCTGCAAATTCAAACTAATTGGGGCCAAGACCTGTTTGGATTACCAATTTTTCGGATTAGCTGAGTAATTGCTGTAATGCATCAGTGTGCAATAAAATATGTCTCTGTAAGTGCTTAGTTATCACGTTGCACAGCCTACAACATTTTACAACCATGAAATCACTAAACAAGTTAATAATTGTGTAAagacttcaaaaattatttttaaaataaaaaaaaatttaaatacagtatTTATTTTCATCCTTAACTGTTCAGATTAGCCGGATTTTCGGATTACCATGACTTCACTGCAGCTGGTTTAATGGGTTGCATGTGccctgtttttttatttcttggcgTGTTGTCGACAGTGAAGTCATTAGAGATGGCACCTACAAAACTGCTCAGGGATAATGGGACAGGAATCGACCTTGCCCATAATTTGTTAGGAGGGATTTTGGGAAACGTGGAAAACCCAAAATCAGGACAGCCAGACACAGGATTCAAACCTGAATGTGAGTCCATTGATTGTACTGTTGCCCCACTTTGCTCAGTATGTTTCTTGAGTCTAGTGCCACATTTACTTCTGGtgtcccgggttcgattcccagctcGTTCTGAGATTTCTCACAACTATCGCACAGTTACCATAGTCACCTTCATCCTATCCCCGTGGTGTTAGGTAGTCTAAACCAGCCTCTGAGCTGATAAATAATCAAAATAGTCATAAGTGTGATGAAAAGTATTTTCCTGTGATTTACTGGAAAATTTTCCAATGTGTTATACtttcacacactgacacattTTATCTAAGTTTTTATATACACATATCCAAAGAAAtatacactgttttttttttcctttaccatctaatggctcacttaacatttgagagtTGGGAAGGACCCATCTACCCTCTACAAATAGATATGTAcaacaaaattgtgttttaaacagtGCCTACTAATCTGCAGGAAAGAAATTATTGCATAATGTATATCAACAAatcttaaataatgtaaatatatgttGGTAATGGGAAAgaggaaaattttccctcacatTTCTTAagtattataagtatttttaactcCACAGCAAATTAATATGCACTCAGAAGTGTTACCACCTTTCATGATTCAGTTGATAAATTCATTAAACCCATACTGGTTTTACTACTTCATGGCCAAGTCTTAAAATTTTTGAAGCCAAGTTGAAAGTTACTGTAATATTTCtacaccgttttttttttactcatgatATTGATAACCCACTGTGTTGATAACCAATAAATTATAGAGAAGTTGTCTTTACTTTCTATACTTACCAATTGATCACAAAGATTTTAACCTAAGTTTAGGGATACTGGCATACTATTTTACATGTCTTGTATCAAGATGCAAGTCACTTATCagtaattcaataatttttttcctcttaTTATTCAATATGctaagaaccaaaaaaaaatattattttaaagttgaatTAATTCATAATGTAGCTTTTTTCATCCTGTTTAAACAtacatgaattaataaaaaaaggctGGATTTTTTTTAGCTAAATTATAATCAGTATGTATTAAATCCTCTTAATCATAGTTTCAAACATAGTACAGTACATTTCATAACCATTAACTCTTTAGTAGCATTCAAGTGTTGTTTTATTCTCAGTTTGCAACACACTTGTTTATAGTAGTGGCAGTTGGAGGGCCAACTTCCATCTGCCCACAGACTTGTTCATCGGGACAGCAGCAGGTTTCCAGCGAATGGGAAATCGGGAAAACAGGTGTAACTCGGGGCAGACTGCATTAGTCCAGGGCCGGACAAGCCGGGCAATTGTCCCCGCAACTAGTAGGCCCCACACCGGCCTTTCTATTACTAACGCACTGGTAATATAAAATGTTTGTCGCTAAACCGTTGAATACTATTCATTATGTAACGTAAATGTAATTTATTAGGATTTATTAACGCTAAACCGATCACTTttgttttttagttatttttatattccaaATTGTTGTGTAATTTAGCAAAACCATCGTTGAAATGAGTGTCTTGGTTGACTTAAAAACATTgccaaaaaaaagtttatctttCAAATTTTCCGCGTTTTCTCCTAGGGTTGTGGTAGGCACCTCTCCAAAATTTTGGAACCCCGCATATTTTGGGGCCACCACTCACTAATAGGAATTgaataggcattttcaaaacctggaaaacacagggaaattgaCTAAATGTTAATAAACAAACTGGATTTGTATGTTTAATACATACTACCGTGTTCCTTTGATGTCTTAAAATCTGTCTGCATTTTAGGTAATCAATTAACAGCATTGGTTGCATAAAATTGATGAAAATACAGTGCAAATTGTTTTTTTGTGCGAGGAAAGATTTAATTGTCAGTTTGACATGTTAAAAGTGATTGAAATATGTTAGATAATTACTTATACTTAAATACAGTGAAGTCTTGCTAATCCAAACTAATTGGGGCTGAAACCTGTTGAgattatgtatcatattttaaggATTAGCCAAATAATTGCTGTAATGCAACTGCGTGTAGTCAAGTACATAAATAGAAGCATTAAGTTATCATGTAGCCTGTAACACTTTATAGAGCAAATCATTTAACATGTAGATATTTGCATCaagatatcaaaaataatttttataatagatttaaaaaaattaagttttttttttttttttatacttttcacCCCAAACTGATTCTGATTGCAAGACTCCGCTgtattttcatattatcttgcgAGATTGATAAACGAGACAGGGAAGAACGTGCAGTGTGGTCGAAGTGCGGGGGTCGTGGATGTCGCAGCCCAGTTCCTGCACCTGTTCTTCCCGAGCCTAGCCTGCCGGACGGCCTACGAGCTCTTCTACTCCACCGTCGGGCAGCACACCTCCGTCGGCAACTACTGGAACGACCCCCACCACCAGGGGCTGTACTTCAACTACAGCCGCTTCCTGCCGTACGTGAACGGCGAGCGTCGGTCGGGCAACGGCAGCTCGTACAAGGCGGGCGTCGCCCGGCTCCGCAGGATGGTCCTGATCGGCGGGCCCGATGACGGCGTCATCACGCCGTGGCAGTCCAGGTGCGCAGTTCCTCACCCGTCTCGGTTTCCACCAGTTGCCAGTGTTGGGTAGCTGTGGTATTTTGATGGGCCTTCTTCACGCCTCTATGATTCCTGACGTACGTGATAATACAATTGTAGTTTGAGTATTGTATGCTTTTATgcaatgttaataaataaaatattttttttttagggatgGGGCAATTATATCATCAAATCCTTaaattaaaaggggggggggggggattgtctgtaaagtcggtttacggacaataattttacgtgataacgtcataagataacattgatgaaaaattgcatactatttaattttcaaattacggtttttgcaaatttaatttaaataatttttttttaatataatcacgaacaattagttatagaaataaactgaaatcaaatcaatgtcaataaattgttaatttgaaatgacgaaattgtacaaataaatcaaaatttttaaattgctgcttttaaaaagtccgccttaacctgtttgataatatagaagattttctcgcacggtggttggctggtttaaCTTGTCATTTTAGAAACATGTTATGACATGTGTGaggttaaacattaatttttaatcttacattaatagcTAAGCACAATCATTtcttttcattgaatactaaacaAAAGCAGTTtactttttatacgatcgtttatatgagataataattttttagtcaaaattgtaacataacctattattactgcactagtCGGCCGATGCTACttgtttttaataatcaaagaacaaatatatgagattatatcgctaatcaaattcttaaaatgcaagcattaattacttttttttgccgcaattgttgtaataaacaatggaaaccacattaacttttctcttcactttataaacagttgacaaaacagttcacgagTACATAGGTTGTacgctgccgctgtctctcttctactcggacgcatcggctgatggagtggaagagagacagatgcgtcacaagccgatcgtgcctctctatcgcttgttccacgctctcgcttgcacgctcagctcaggcgcaaagtgacaatgagtcatgctttttcatgcgtgcagccagcgttcatcgatttataagatgttatcatgtcaaaaaatcttttaaaaaattaattgatagaaatttaaaaaaaaaatctaaaatttaccACAGACAATTCCGAAGTTTACTAGATGTATTTGGGTTTTTCTTCGTACCTATCCAATTACTGTTTTTTAAACTTAAGTACTTTCAAAAAACAGGTAAAACAATAGTTTTGCAAGTTACTTCAAAACATCAGAAATTATTGCAAACATCTTTTTATGGGGGCTTTTGTTTTTTGAAATGGTAGTCTTCATTTAACTGGGAGGTATTTGTCACCTCCCAAAATGCCCctgtcctctgtgctccctgtACTGAGCACACCTGGGGTTTATAATGCCAGTGATTCTGCAGTGGTTTTCCATATGTATGTTAGTCATACGCAGTATGGCCAACACAACCACCTTGACCTAGACCCAGGAAGGGAATTTTACATGAGTTGATAATCTTAGACACAACTAGGAATCAAACCCTATCCTATGCCCCACCAGCTAAGTTCTAACCACTGAATCAACAGAACAAACCTCGGTTTTAATACCAATTGTAGAAATgttaattttcatgaaaaatgtttttgaggaaatttttcaGTTATTCACCAAATATTTTCtccaaaaaaggaaaattttatcagcttttttatacaaacagaaccaaataaaatttacattttgtcTGTCTTtacataaaaatggttcaatgaACATCTGAGATTTAGGTAGGACCCATACTAACCTCTACCAACTGATAAccaaaaaattgtgtttcaaacAGTACCGTATCTACCTGCATATGGCTTGCACCTATAATTTTGGGCATAAAAATGTGACATTTTCGTTGTGAGGGTTGGCCTCAAATAAGGGTTACACCACACATCTGTCTTCACTAGAGTTCCATGGATGCAAGTGAAGTATTTGGttccgtgtctcagcttattggcatGCAAGAAATACAGCACTGGTGTTGACCCTTGGTTCTTCTTTGTCTGTTTACTATGAGAGGGTGAGTTGGCAGCCCTGTGCCCCCATTTTGCCATATGTACAAGCCCTCCAATTTGCTGCACTACCTAACAAAAAGACAAAGGAGAAGactgctattttttatacccatgtttcccttccgtctattgtatttttttttacctgtcaccTCAAGTGCGATGTCTGGCGCATTGTCGCATGAGACCCCGCTGAAGTGGCTGCAGACTAAAGAGCACTCCAGTCCTGTCTTCCTacatgcacgcacacacacacacactcactttcTCTTTCTctggtttattttattaattatcccTGCGACGCCAGCGCAGTGCAGCAGACACATCACTTGACGGCACCAACCGGGCAGGCGGCAGACGTAGAATCAGAATCACTGTGCTGTTCACGGAGTTTCTCACTACTGCTGAGATGctttaattaaacaaattaaaattatacttacTCGTGGAGTTATATTTATTACAAACCAACATAGGCTATTTATTACACACACATTCAACCACACAGCGCAATGGTTATTTTACTACTACGTGGCAAATAAGTGGCAAAAAAATTGTGACtcatttgggtaaatatgttaccTAACCAATCTGCAGAAAAGAAACTATTGTATAATGTATATCAACCTAgcttaaattatgtaaatctatTCTGGTAAtggggcaaaaaaaaagggggggggggaattgtccCATCCACATTTCTAACCAGTTGTTTTACTTGCAGCCATTTTGGATACTTCAACGAGATGGAGGACGTGATAGACTTCAGGGAGCGCAGTGCTTACGTCGACGACTTGTTCGGGCTGAAGACTCTGGACGAACAACGGAAGTTGAAGGTCATAACCGTAAATGGTGTAAACCACCTTTCGTGGCACAGGAACATTTCTGTCATTGACAAGTACATAGTTCCATTTCTGGATTGAATACAGAACGGAGGCTGACAGCCAAGAAACTGTGGTAAATTTGCTTTAATTCGAGGTCAGCGAGTTTTCGGATCAGAGGTGAATAACTAAATGCAACCCGGTCTGATTACTAGCTTTTCTTGGTGATACAACTTACAGTTAGCTAAAAGTATCCTACTTATTCATCAATTGATGATGTGTTTTTGTGCTGGTGTTAAAGAAGCCAACAATATTGTAACGTAGCATTTCAATTAATATGCAGGGGATAGGTTAGAATCAAACAATGAAAAAAGAAAAGATGGTATCGTTCTTTGGGAGAAAAATGGTGTAACTCATGAACAAAaagaattaaatcattattatgatAGAGCTGCGAGAGGATTTACAAcattactattattatttctGAGAGAACCTCATAGTTTCCGCCCCTTACAGGGAGTTCTAGAGGTATGactgttatttgtaacagtttaaATAGAAGAATTAATCGAAATAATTTCAAACTTAATtctattaaaaaacatttattatatcAGAGATAATGCTTACAGCATAAAACTGCATGGAGGCTGACATTTGTTGCCCTACTTCAGGGTCAATGTCATTGCTTCCGCATGCTTGTGCTGTAGTGTAGCTTGCATCCTGGTCTGATGAAGTTGCAGTGAGCTCGTCAGCGTTAGTTTCCAATGCCGACTTCCTCCAGCAGTTGGCAATAGTTTCTTGTTGAACATTCCACCATCCTCCTGTGATCATCTCAATTGCCTGATGGGAACATTGATGTTGGTGGGCACTTTCAACCTAATGTTGATGAGCAACCTCTCACCAAGGCATTTTCGAAAATTTACCATGGCATTCTGAATAATGCCTTGATCAAGGGGCTGCAACTGAGATGTGCAGTTCGGTGGCAGAAACATCAGTTTGATGTTTTCCAGTCGAACATCAACATTGTGTGCTGCAAAGTTGTCTATTaacaaaagaatttttatttttttatatccttATCGGTTTTCACCAGCCAATTTGAGAAGAGTTCTCTCGTCATCCATGCACGGGTGTTACTAGCATAATCCACAGGACAAGAAACTCCCTTTGAAGCACCTGGGAGTCTTGTGTTTACCAATGACTAATGGcctcaatttttttgttcctgCTGCATTGCATCAAATCAACACAGACAACGTTTCCTTTGCTTGGAATTGGCTTAGTAACTTGCTATGTAAGTTACAGTGTTTTAGATGCAATGTGTACTAGCTGCTAGTTTGGTATTTTATTGATGTGTGAGATTCTCTTAAGGCTCAATCTCCTTTGTAATGATGGTTATTTCTTATCATTACTGTTACTTGAGGGCTTTTTCTGTCACTTTATTTGAAAGCATTGGGATTTTTTGTCCCAAATTTTCACATCAAATATTTACTTAACATTGTTCAATAGCTGTATAAAGTCATTCACGTATTACTAATTATGGCCACTTGCATGATTCCACCCGCAAATCTAAAAGAGAGCGGCTTGATGCCAAACCAAAGAATCCGGAATAAGAGCACTGACTGCATGTGGTAATTTAGGTATTTTCACTACGAGTCttcctataaaaattatttggttttagAAATATTGCTAGCTTAATACTGCATGATCTAAGAAATTGTAGTGTtccaaaagtaaaatttaatatattagaaTTTTGAATGTATATTTCCCTCCCTACTAAAGGTATGAGAATATTCCTGTTTTCAGTAGTCAATTGCTGGTGATCTCTAAGTGCAAATGTATGGGTGTTCCCCCTCTCCTCAGCTCCTAGGAGCAGTTTTGTAAACATGTAATACAGCTTACATTGTTTCTACAGACATAGAGTATGGTATTGACATCTAACGTTGTGTAGTGCATATCTAGGAACGTAAAATTTTAAATGCAAGGTTCCTATTTAGGATGAAGTGTTTTAAGTGTGTGAAGTACATTAAACTAAGTTAAGCTGAGAAAGCATGATGGGACATTAATTAATGCCCACATTAACCTTTTGGGGTAGTGATTACGTTCTTATTAAATCAAGTCATAAGATTTAAAAATTCAGAGCTATCCCAGAACAACCATAATTAAACCAATGCCATCATAATTCAGAAACTGTACTAGAAAAGTAGAGTTCATTTGATTGTTTTTAAATTGGCCAATATTGTTATATGACaatgattaaaatataattgaCTATAGAATATTGACGACACACAATTACTTTACAAtttaccatgttttatcgcataatcgtagcatattttatactgaaatcaagtttgaaaagaatATTTTCGACTTTTATGTGaaaaaagcagtttttttttttaatgtaaagttGTTCATAAAAACTAAAACTATTCATGGAacgtacatttatttaaaaattagagtatacaaaagcacgcgaAACCATTAAAaatcaactttaaatagaaaaaccaaaactgtgacgTGAACATTAGTCAGAAATAGGGTTAGGAGTTTTCTGCACACCAAAGGCCAAAATTCTGCGATAGTGAAACACAAATTCTGCGATAGAAAACAAGAAATTCTGCAATAAGAAATGTAAAATTctgcaatatattaaaaatagtttatcacGTTTGAAACATTTATATACAACCTAAAGAAGCCAGTTTTTCCAACGagctaacaaaaacaattttgaatagcTGTTTTACCCCTGCTGGCTTctttaaaaaaacgtttttactagtgatgtgcgagtctcggcatcatcgagaacgagtcgagacagaaattttctcgatctcgtctcgagataatttttttggctcggaatttttgagaatttgtaaacaagaaataggttaggtaatataatatattgaggcagcattttgcgttgcgtgttgaaataattaacatatcttcaacgtaacgtagatcgaataaaataaaatatacttcttacgatagtatacacgataaattattaaaaagttaaaaacgaacaacttccgttcacaagtcactacgaaacggtaaacgtaaacaatgaattgtgctgtggttatcacattaaattacagaagaaaatgattaatttccgttaataaaaccaacattaaagttaaaaataaatcattttcggtatcaatatcaagtatcaacgtaaaacggtacggtaaaaaataaaaatataaacatgactgca encodes:
- the LOC134537819 gene encoding lysosomal thioesterase PPT2 homolog isoform X2, translating into MWHQVNEIGKDVMNISAAHPEGIHLIGYSQGGLIGRAILEAFPQHNVHTFISLSSPQAGQYGTQFLHLFFPSLACRTAYELFYSTVGQHTSVGNYWNDPHHQGLYFNYSRFLPYVNGERRSGNGSSYKAGVARLRRMVLIGGPDDGVITPWQSSHFGYFNEMEDVIDFRERSAYVDDLFGLKTLDEQRKLKVITVNGVNHLSWHRNISVIDKYIVPFLD
- the LOC134537819 gene encoding lysosomal thioesterase PPT2 homolog isoform X1, translated to MCHFSGIVLSLLTVLFISFDIRLTVSYKPVVIIHGVITGNVSMSTISSRILAHHPGTELHITDRFAGWASLAPMWHQVNEIGKDVMNISAAHPEGIHLIGYSQGGLIGRAILEAFPQHNVHTFISLSSPQAGQYGTQFLHLFFPSLACRTAYELFYSTVGQHTSVGNYWNDPHHQGLYFNYSRFLPYVNGERRSGNGSSYKAGVARLRRMVLIGGPDDGVITPWQSSHFGYFNEMEDVIDFRERSAYVDDLFGLKTLDEQRKLKVITVNGVNHLSWHRNISVIDKYIVPFLD